From Dreissena polymorpha isolate Duluth1 chromosome 15, UMN_Dpol_1.0, whole genome shotgun sequence, a single genomic window includes:
- the LOC127860896 gene encoding uncharacterized protein LOC127860896, whose amino-acid sequence MEWSVRLSAMTLLLLINDEVKGIISGLKCARDSMTKIKVKAGAVCFLLDMENNTNEGNKTGSAFVKKWSSYVEVRTSSPASTVDLQSSDESFNESAIELMNMDFLDQSDAEIGIMKEDDTAAKGKHENEAQQKYLGLFDVHIDNLVPPTPKRTSRLLDLQHVKFLMDSFQSGFTNQLTILVGMVPERCDTTMLKTKGAVQVETLGGNHTREALQSLIRRGQSKLSTVKVNVYSLLSTATALTVGWQHNVVLQEKQKPITFVDKVRLMRQVPPSNPLTPADMKSWKGLLSSIFQVKDVRRFQQVYGIHLKTAQLDQNIWAMVEDVSESAIKINEKFFRPLVKLSDVEVKTCLEILKRLGLAEYNKKVKEFSPASSKKRKIEDGSTCDKEERNQYEDLLGF is encoded by the exons ATGGAGTGGTCGGTTCGCTTGAGTGCAATGACTTTACTGTTGTTAATTAACGATGAAGTGAAAGGAATAATCTCAGGACTGAAGTGTGCAAGGGACAGCATGACCAAAATTAAG GTTAAAGCGGGCGCAGTGTGTTTTCTGCTTGACATGGAAAACAACACAAATGAAGGAAATAAGACTGGTTCCGCATTTGTTAAAAAGTGGTCCTCCTATG TGGAAGTGCGTACTTCCAGTCCTGCAAGTACGGTTGACCTACAAAGTAGTGACGAGTCCTTTAATG AGTCTGCTATTGAGTTGATGAACATGGATTTTTTGGACCAAAGTGATGCGGAGATTGGGATCATGAAAGAAGATGACACTGCAGCCAAAG GCAAACATGAAAATGAAGCTCAACAGAAATACTTGG gttTATTTGATGTCCACATCGATAATTTGGTACCACCTACACCAAAAAGAACGTCAAGACTGCTTGACCTGCAGCATGTCAAATTTCTGATGGATTCGTTCCAGTCCGGATTCACAAACCAGCTTACCATCCTAGTGGGTATGGTACCAGAACGATGTGATACAACCATGTTAAAGACAAAAG GTGCAGTTCAAGTTGAGACGCTAGGTGGAAATCACACCAGGGAAGCACTTCAATCTCTCATCAGAAGAGGACAAAGCAAGCTCTCCACTGTCAAAGTAAATGTATACTCACTGCTATCTACTGCGACTGCATTGACGGTGGGGTGGCAACATAATGTTGTACTTCAAGAAAAGCAGAAGCCCATCACGTTTGTAGACAAAGTAAGATTGATGAGACAGGTTCCGCCTTCCAATCCCCTTACCCCCGCAGACATGAAATCCTGGAAGGGGCTACTATCATCAATTTTCCAAGTGAAG GACGTGAGACGGTTCCAGCAAGTGTATGGGATTCACCTGAAAACGGCTCAGCTGGACCAGAACATCTGGGCCATGGTGGAGGATGTGTCAGAATCTGCCATTAAAATAAACGAAAAGTTTTTCCGGCCGTTAGTCAAATTGTCTGACGTTGAAGTAAAAACATGTCTGGAAATCCTGAAAAGGCTAGGTCTGGCAGAATATAACAAGAAAGT GAAGGAATTTTCACCAGCATCATCGAAAAAGCGGAAAATTGAGGATGGGTCTACCTGTGATAAGGAAGAAAGAAATCAATATGAAGATCTGCTT GGTTTTTGA